In the Gammaproteobacteria bacterium genome, GCGCCCGCGCCGACTTCGCGCTGGAGACCTTCGGTCCCGACGCCGACAAGCTGGCCTTCCTGGTCGACGGCTACGTGGGTGGCCCCGGCATGGTGACCACCGCGCGCCGTCAGTATCCGGGCCAGTACCTGCACTACCACCGCGCCGGCCACGGTGCCGTGACCTCCCCCAGCTCCAAGCGCGGCTACACCGCCTTCGTGCTGGCCAGCTTGTCGGCGTCGGGACCGAAGGTCTCCAGCGCGAAGTCGGCGCGGGCGCACATCTCGAAGTGGTCGTCGGCGGTGATGTTCAGGGAGAACAGCTTGGCTTCGCCGGTCTCGTCCTGGGCGCGCTTCAGGGAGTCATACACCAGCGGCAGGGTCTTCTTGATCGGCGCGAACACCTGGTTGCCCTGGGGCTCGTCGTTCTTGATGAAGTCGCCGCCCAGCCAGAACTCGTAGGCAGCCTTGGCGAAGGGCTCGGGGCGCAGGCCCAGTTTGGGCTTGATGATGGTGCCGGAAATATAACCGCCATTTTCGACCGGACGGCCCAGGATGCGCCACAGGTCGGAGATGTCCTTGGCCGGACCGTCGAACATCTGGATGGCGCGCTCGGGCACGTAGAAGTCGATCATCTTGGCGTATTCCACGTCGCCCATGCCCTGGTTGTTGCCGATGGTCAGGGTCAGGAACGACACCATCATGAAACGGCCGTCGGTGACGTTGCGATCGAACAGCTCCAGCGGATAAGCGATGCGCATATCCTCCTTGGCCGGGTCGATGTGATACACCAGCGCGTCCACGCCCTTGGTGAAGTCGTCGGTGGTGCTGACCTCGACGTTGGTGCCGGTGGAGGATTCGGCCGCGAAGTGGGCCGCGGTGGCGAGGTAGTCGTAACCCGCCTTGGGCTTCATGGTGTAGGCCACCAGGATGTGCTTGCCGCCGGCGATGAGTTCGGCTTCCGTGAGATCGAGATTCGCGTAGCGGCTGGATTGATCGTTTGCCATGTTGCTTCTCCGAATGTAATGACTGGGCGCCAGGAGCGCCTGGTTGTCTGAATTCGGAAGGCACTATAAATCCTATGGTCTATAAGATATATTCAATATTTATTAGACAACGTCAAAGTATTTCTGATGATTAAGCCGACCCTGCGTCAGCTCGAAATCCTCGAGGCGGTGGAGCGCTGCGGCAGCTTCTCCCGCGCCAGCACCGAGGTCCACCTCACCCAGCCTGCTGTCTCCATGCAAATCAAGCAGTTGGAGGAGGCGCTCGGAATGCCTCTGTTCGAGCACATCGGCAAGCGCATCGTGCTGACCGAGGCCGGACGGGAGACCCTGGGCACCGCTCAGGCCATCGGCCGTGAGCTGGCCAACCTGGAACAGACGCTCGCCGACCTGCAGGGGCTGAAGGGTGGCGCCCTGACGGTCTCGGCGGCCAGTACCGCGAGCGTTTTCGCGGCCCGGATGATGGCGCTGTTCCGGGCCCAGTATCCGGATGTGCAGCTCAGCCTCAATGTGGTCAACCGCGAGACCCTGCTGCGCCACCTCAGCGAGAACAGCGTCGACCTGGTGCTCATGGGGACGCCCCCGGAAGGGCTGCACCTGAGCGCCCGGCCCGTCATGGACAACCCCCTGGTGGTCATCGCCGCCACCAGCCACTCGCTGGCGGGCGTCAGCGACATCCCGCTCACCCGCCTGCTCGAGGAGCCGATGGTCGGCCGCGAGCAGGGCTCCGGCACGCGCAGCGCGATGGAAAACTTCTTTGCCGAGCACGGCCTGCATTTCCAGGCGGCCATGGAAATGAACAAGAACGAGGCGATCAAGCAGGCAGTGGAGGCAGGTCTGGGCGTAGGGGTGGTGTCTTTGCACACCATCCAGGCGGAACTGGCGTCCGGGCAACTGTGCGTGCTGGACGTCAAGGGCTTCCCGCTGAAGCGGCAGTGGTATCTGGTGCAGAGGGAAGGCAAGCGCCTCAGTCCGGCGGCGCAGGCGTTCGTGCAGCTGGTGTTGAAGGAGGCTACCCGGGAATCGCGCTAGCGTGACCGGCTCGAAGTGCCGGAATGCCCGGTGCCCCCTAGACACCCGCGCCGGACTGTGTCCAGGTATTTGATTGCTTAATTCATCACGGCTGCTCGATCCATCGGGATATCCGATTTCAGTATCCGTAATTTCCCGTTTCCCATGTTTGTGTATCTGCGCAACGATTCATCCGCGCCGCATGGCGTTTATATCCATAGAACACTGGCGGAGACGATATGAATCTGAATAACGCTTTGGCCGATCAGCGGGTATTGGTTGTGGGCGGCAGCTCGGGCATGGGGTTGGCGCTTGCGGAACAACTGCTGGCCGACGGTGCGGAAGTGACGATTGCAGGGCGATCGGAAAGGCGCCTGTCCGACGTGCGGCAGCGACTCTCGAACCCCGAACATTTGCAGACGATTGCAGCCGATGTCACGCGGGAAGGCGATGTCGTACAGCTGTTTAAAACGACGGGCCCGCTGGATCATGTCGTGACGACCGCGGCGGACATCGCCGGTGCCTATGAGTTGCTGCCGTCGTTGGAGATGTCCGCGATACAGCGCGTGATCGATTCCAAGCTGATAGGGCCGTTGCTGCTCGCCAAGCATGGCGCGCCGGTACTCAAGTCCGGCGGCTCGATCACCTTTACGTCCGGCATCGCGGCCTACCGGCCCGCGCCGCGCGGGGCGGCCGTTGCCGCCGTCAACGGGGCATTGGCTTCTTTGGCCTACGCGCTCGCTGTCGAACTCGGTCCGCTGCGCGTCAATGTGCTCTCCCCCGGATGGGTGGATACACCGATCTGGACGCATGTTGCCGGCGACGCCAAGGCGGCGACGCTGGCGGGTATGGCGGAACGACTGCCGGTGGGACGGATTGGACGACCGGGCGATGTGGCGCAAGCGATCAAAAGCCTGATGCTTAACGGTTACATCACAGGGACAGTGCTTCATGTCGACGGCGGTCAGCGACTGGTGTAACGGCGTCCAGGTCGTGCTGTGCCAACGCGATAAAAAGCGCCAGGGCAGGGTGCTGAACATCCGATTCACGCCACAGCATGGTGATGGGGACCGACGCATGATCCCCCGCCCAGGACAGGGCGATCACCCGGCCGGCATCGATGGCGTCGGCTGCGGCGATATAGGGCACGAGTGCGCAACCGACACCGGCCTCCACGAGGCCATGTATTGCCGCGATGCTGCCGAGCTCCCCGGCGATGCGTGGTCTGCTGCCCCCGTTTGCCGGAAAAGCCTGTTCGAACAAGCGCCGATAAACGCAGCCGGGCTCCGTTACCAGAAACGGCGTCCGCTTCAGGTCATCCGGCCCGACCGGTTTTCCGCCCGCAAGCGGGTGATCGGGCGGGACGATGGTCACCAGCGCTTCCCGGGCGACCTGTGCACTTTGCAGGTTCGGTTCGCCTGCCGAACTTCCCAGGATAAAACAAACATCCATATCCCCGGTCTTGACGGCGTTGCGTAACGCGGCGCTGTTTGCGGACCTCACTGAAACATCCACCTCGGGATATTGCGAACAGAAGTCCGCGATCAACGCAGGCAGGCGGGTGGCGCATATCGTTTCCAATCCACCGACGGTGAGACGGCCTGCAACCGTTTGACCGGCTTCGGCGACGGCGGAACGGGCCTCCTCGGCGAAGGCGAGCAGCTTCTCGGCATAGTCGAACAGCCTGTGCCCGGCATACGTTAACTTGAGTTCACGGCGCGAACGGTCGAAAAGAGGCGTTCCGAGATCGGCCTCCAACGCCTGAATCTGTTCCGACACGCTCGATTGGGCGAGATGAACTTGCTCGGCCGCACGGGTGAAGTTCAGCGTGGTGGCAACCGCCACAAAGGTTTTGAGATGTCGAAGCTGCATGGCCTGTCGGCGTATGGTTAATCGAGAACGCTCAGCAACTGGGTCACGATGGCTTGTGCGCGTTTCTGCGTGGGCGCGGTACCGGTCAGTACCCGCAGGCCCCAGAGGGTGGTCATCAGAAAGGCTGCCAGCGCGGCCGGGTCCTTGTCGGGTGCAAGTTCCCCTTTTGCCTGGGCGGCCTCCAGGGAGTCGCGGAACAGTCCCTCGATTGTGCCGAGATGACGGTTCACCCGTTCCTGCACGGCCGGATTCTGGCGTGACAGCTCCAGCACGGTATTGACCAGCAGGCAGCTGCGCCGGGCTCCGGGGTGCTCGACTTCCTCGGCCAACTGCCGGAAGTAGCCGCGGAGGCCCGCCAATGGCGAGGCGGCTTCGGCCAGGGCCTTTTTAACCCTGGCCGCGCTCTGCGTCGCGTAATGGTCGAGACTGGCGAGGAACAGGCCTTCCTTGGACTGGAAGGCGGCGTACAGGCTGCCCGGTTTGAGGTGTGTCGCCTCGACCAGGTCGGCCATACTGGTAGCGCAATAACCCTGATCCCAGAAGGCCTGCATTGCCTTTTCCAGGACTTCGCTGCGTTCGAATTGAGCGGGTCTGGCCATGAAATCTCCTCGCTGTTCGATCTAGTATATGGTTTTTGAGCGATTGCTCAAAATAATTCTTGAACGATCATTCCAGGTGATCCAGTATTATTGAGTGTTCGTTCAATTACTAACGGGAGCAAGAGCGATGGGTAATCTGAAAAACGAGATCGATGCCTATAACACGGCTAAAAAGGAACGGCTGCCGGCCGAGATCCTGGCGGTCATGGACCAGGCAACAGAGGACCTGAAGGCCTCGGGTATTGAGGACCGCGCGTTGAGGGCGGGCGATACCATGCCCGACTTCGAGCTGCCCAACCAGCACGGTAAGGTACGGCGGATGTGGGACTTTCTGGTCGAATCGCCGGTCGTGCTGAACGTTTACCGGGGCGGCTGGTGTCCCTACTGCAACATGGAAATGAAGGCCCTGCACGATGCGTTGCCGGAGATCGAGGCGCATGGTGCGCGCCTGGTCGGCATGGCGCCGGAAACGCCTGACCATGCTGCTGCCACCGCTGAGCGGTACGACATCGCGATCGACATCCTGAGCGATGCGGGCAACCAGGTCGCCGAACGATTGGGGCTGGTGTTCGAAATTCCCCAGGCCCTGCGTCCCATATATGAAAAGATCGGTGCCGATATTCAAGCCTACAACGGCGACGACAGCTTCAAGCTGCCCGTCCCCGCAACCTACATCATCGGCCAGGACGGGAAGGTTATTTACGATTTCGTCAACGCGGATTACACCCAGCGTCTGGAACCCGCTGATATCGTTGCAAGGCTCGCCGTGCGCTGAAGCGCGGCAACAGGGACTACCCCGGCGAAGATGAAGAAGCGTCCTGTCTGGCAGGGCGCTTTTTCGTTTCTGCATAGGGGATATTCATGCGGCCTGACCAAACAAGCCTTGGCGCAAAAAGGCCTTGAAGCGCTTCATCGCCGGTTTGGGGATTGCGTCCTCGGCATGCAGACGCAGCTGGTGAATGGTCTCGAGTACCGTGGCGTCGGGCTGCAGGCGCGCAGTCTCGACGATGCGGTGCACGGAGGCGTCGAACAGATGGGCACGCCTGTGTTTGACCGCATCGTAAACGGCCATGCCCGCGGCTTTTTCGGCGGGCGACATCTTGCACTTGTTGTCGAGAACCTTCAGCGCGACGGCGGTGATGCAGTCAACCTGTTCGGGGCTGAAGTCAGCATTGTTCGCCCATAACGTGGCCGGGTGCAGGCCGGAGGTGATGAACCGTGATGCGGAGGCAGGCATGTTGTCCGTCAGAGCCGGATCTGTACCAGGCCGCTCTGCGCCGACTGTTCGGCCGGGGTGCGGGCCTTCACGGACAGGGCATGCAATTTCCCGCTGGCCAGTTCCTCGTTGAACAGGGCCAGGATAGGGCGTTGGCGTTCCAGGGTGTTTTTGCCGGCGAAGTCTTCGCTGATGACGTACAGCTCGAAGCTGCAGTCCTCGCCCGCCACGTCGATGACGGCGCCCGGATGCAATGCGCCGACCCGCGCGATGATTTCGTCTTCGGTCATGGTCTGATTTCCGTCCTGTCGGTTCCGGGCGCCGTTGGCGTTCAGGCGGTGGCGGCCTGCAGCATCGGCACCAGTTCGCCGCTCGCCAGCAGTTCCTCGACGATGTCGCTGCCGCCGACGATCTCGCCGTTGATGAACAGCTGCGGGTAGGTCGGCCAGTTGGATACAGCGGGCAGTTTTTCGGCAATGAACGGGGCCTGCAGGATGTCCACGTAGGCGAAGTCGATGCCGGTGGAGCGCAGCGCGGCCGCCGCCTTGGCCGAGAAGCCGCAGCGCGGTTCGGCGGGCGTGCCCTTCATGTACAGGATGATGGGGTTTTCCGCCAACTGCATTTTGATCTTCTCTTCGGTATTCATGTCGCGTTCCTCATGTATTGCATTGCGTTGATCAGGCCGCCGCGTAGTGCGGGCGCAGGTATTTCAGCACCGGCAGCGTCGCGGCGCTGTCCAGGGCGTTGAAGCCGTCCAGGGTGGTCGGGTCCAGGTCGGCGCCGGCGTCCACCAGTATTTTCACGACGTCGAACTTGCCCGCCGATGCGGCGTAGATGAGGCAGGTCGCGCCGTTGACGTTCTGGTTGTCGAGATGAGTGCCGTGCCCGATCAGTGCGTGGATCAGACCGGTGTTCGCGCTGAAGCAGGCGAACCACAGGGCGTTGTTGCCGTCGTCGTTGACCAGGTTGGGTTCGGCCCCGGCCTGCAGCAGTTCCAGGGCGATGTCGTGGTGGCCCTGCGCGGCGGCCGTCATGAGCATGGACATGCCGTTGTCGATCAGGCTGTTCAGGTTGCCGGCGTCGAACCCGAGCGCTTCGGCCCAGCCGCTGACCCCGGCCGAAAGCTGCGCAGTCCGCTGCATCCGGAATGCCTCCCAGGCCTGCCAGCCGCCCTCCAGGTTGTACACCCGTTTGAAGCCGAGTCCGGCGAGGAAGATCGCGAGCTCACGGCTGCTGTTGCCGTGGTAGCAGTAGATCAGCACCGGCGGGTTCTGGTTGCGCTTGCGGATCAGGGCGGCGATCACCGCCTCGTCGGCGGGCTGTGCACCTTCGATATGCGCGCGGGCGAAGCTCGCCGGATCGCGCACGTCCAGGACGACGGTGTCCGGCTGGGCGAGCAGCGCCGGAACCTCGTGGGCGAGCAGGTTGTGGTAGGGCATGGGTCGATATGCGGTTTTTGTCTTACCACGGCTTTGCAATCGATATGCCAGGGAGGGCGATGCCTGGTATGTGCTTGTTTTTGCTGAGATTGACGGTTATGGCGAGGGGCGGAGGTTTTGTGGGGGATGCGACAATCGCGCGGGAATTGTCGACGATCGGGTTGCGTTACGGGGCGCGACGCTGTGCCGGCAGGTGATGGTAAGGCGGCAGGGTGATGAGGCGGTCGTCGGTGAGCGGGTGGCCGACCGCGAAGTGGTAGAGGCTCTGCAGGCGTTCGTCCTGGATGCCGAGGATTTCGTGAAACAGGTCGTCGAAGAAACAGCCGATGCCGGTGCCGCGCAGGCCGTGAGCCTCGGCGTCCAGATACAGCACCTGTCCCAGCATCCCGGCCTCCCAGTACAGATGGCGGTAGGACCACGGCGCGGCGCTCACCTGACCCTCGAGCTCGGCGAGCATGCCCAGGCTGAAGGCGGCGTTTCCGGCGATGTCCTGATGGCAGGAGACGGTACGCGCAGCGTTGCGGGCATCGGCGCGCAGCAGGTGGAACAGGGGCAGATGTTCGGGGCAGTCCTCAGTCTTTTGCCACAGGAACTCGTCGCGCATGGCTTCGCGCAACAGGGCGAGCGCATCGGGACGCCGCGGCAAGGCGTAAAGCCCGGGCGCCAGGCCGTCCACCCGATGCACGAACAGCACCGGGTGGATGCGCGGCAGGTGATGCAGTGCGTCCCAGGGCGCGACGCCGGGACGCGGCAGCAGGCGGTCCAGCATGCTGAAGAGGATGTCGGCGCTGATGACGCCGCTGCCGTCGTAGGCCTGGGTGCTGCGCCGCCGGCGGATCAACTGCGCGGCCGGTTCTTCCGTTTGAGTGGTTTCAATCGGCGGCGATGCCGGAGGCGTCCAGGCCGTCTCATCGGTCGGCGGCTTGCGGGTGGCCGCGGCCACTTCGTCGATGGCGGGCCATTCGTAGAGATGTCGCCGGTCCAGGACATTGGCTTGGCCTTGCCAGTGGGCATCGCCCGCATAGCGCACCGCGGCGATGGCGTGGCCGGCGTCGAGCTGGCAGTAGCGGAATGCGCGTTCGCCGTATTTCCACGCCTCGCGCCAATGGATCGAGGACAGCCCTACCAGAAAATGCCCGTCACCCAGCGCCTTGGCGAGTGCGGCGGCTTGGTGGTCGAGCGGGCAGCGCGTTTCGAAGCCGTGTTCGTGGCTGGCGTAGTGGTGTACGCCGGCCGTGATGCCGGCAAGTCCGGGCAGTACGGCATAGCCCTCGGTGGGATGCAGGTTGCCGCTGGATGGGTTGCAGCGCAGCGCCCAGCGGGTGCCGCCGTACTGTTTCCAGGCGGCGAGCCCCAGGGACAGCTCGAACAGGACGGCGATCGATTGCAGCGTCAGTGCCGCCGGCGGTACCGCGTGCGGGCGGTACAGGTCGGCATAGGACGTCGTTATCGTATCGGCAGCCAGGGGCAGTGGCACGAGCGGCGCGCCCTCGAAACGCCGGAAGGGATCGGGCTGGGCATCCCAGTCGAGCGTTTCCGGCCCGGCGGCGTAGCGGTCCAGCCGATGCTTGGTGCGGACATGATAGCCGCGCACGGCGTTCGCGTTGCCGGCGTCGCTCACGGGGCGATGGTCGCCGGGTCGTCGGTCAGCTCCTCGGGCAGGCAGCCGACCGGCATGCCTAGGTTCTTTTGTTCGTCCTCGAAACGCACCAGGTAGATGGTCTCGTTCGGGTCCTCTTCCGGATGGCCGATGTTGATGAGCACGCCGCGCGTGCCCGGCCTGGCCAGCAGCGCTTCACCCTCCATGCCCGGCACGCCGCCGTCGTTGTGCAGGGTGGTGGCGGCGTAGATCACGTCGCCCGGTTGCAGGTCGTTCAATGCCATGTGGCGTCTCCTGTGTCGCTGCGGCGCGGGTCTGTCGTAAACCCTACAAACATCGCGCTTGGTGTGATTGCCGACAGTTGTCCGCCGCGCCGCGTTTGAAAAAAGTGCTTTAAAAACAGGCTCATGCTTAAGCGCTTCGGGTATGGCATGCGCTTTGCACTGACCTTGGCAACACCATCATGCAAAGCACTTGCCATGGAGATTGCGCCGATGATCACGCTAACCGACAGCGCCGTTAAGGCGGTCAGCCGTTTCATCCAGGGTTCCGAGACACCGATTGCCGGGCTGCGCGTCAGCGTCAGCGGCGGTGGCTGCTCGGGTTTCCAGTATGGCCTCAGCCTCGAGGCGAGCGCCAACGCCGACGATACCGTGATCGAGTGCGGCGAGGTCAAGGTGTTCGTCGATCCGGCCAGCGCACCGATGCTGGCGGGTGTGAATGTGGATTTCGTGGACAGCGTCGAAGGGGCCGGCTTCAAGTTCGAGAACCCGAACGCCAAGGCCGCCTGCGGCTGCGGCAATTCGTTCTCGGCCTGAGCCGGGCTCTTCGCGCAAGCGTAAACAGCAGACAGACAGGGGAGCGGCCATGTGGGACTACTCGGAAAAGGTTAAGGATCATTTTTTCAATCCGAAGAACGCCGGCGCGGTCACGGAGGCCAACGCCATCGGCGAAGTGGGATCGATCAGCTGCGGTGACGCGCTGCGCCTGACGTTGAAGGTGGATCCGGCGACGGAAACCATTCTGGATGCGGGCTTCCAGACCTTCGGCTGCGGTTCGGCCATCGCCTCGTCCTCGGCGCTGACCGAGATCATCAAGGGTATGAGCCTGGACGACGCCCTGAAGGTCAGCAACCAGGATATCGCCGACTTTCTCGACGGCCTGCCGCCGGAGAAGATGCACTGCTCGGTGATGGGACGCGAGGCCCTGCAGGCGGCGGTGGCCGACTACCGCGGTGAGGAGTGGCAGGACGATCACGAGGAAGGCGCGTTGATCTGCAAGTGCTTCGCCATCGACGCGGTGATGATCGAGGAGACGATCCGCGCCAACAACCTGAGCACCGTCGAAGAGGTCACCAACTACACCAAGGCGGGCGGCGGCTGCGCCTCCTGCCACGAGGGGATCGAGGAGATCCTGGGCAAGGTGCTGGCCGAGCGCGGCGACACCTTCGAGCCCGAACCGGTGAAGCCGGCCGCGGCCGCGGGTGGCATGACCAACCTGCAGCGTATCCGCCGCATCGAGACGGTGATCGCCTCCATACGCCCGCAGCTGCAGGCCGACCACGGCGACGTGGAGCTGGTGGACGTGGACGGCAGCACCGTGTACGTGAACATGACCGGCGCCTGCTCGGGCTGCCAGATGGCCGCTGTGACTCTGGGCGGCATCCAGCAGCGCCTGATGGAGGACCTGGGCGAATTCATCAAGGTCGTGCCGGCCAGCCAGATGCCGCAGGCCGCGCGCGCGGGGGGCTGAACCATGGGCGATATCTACCTGGACAACAACGCCACCACCATGGTGGACCCCGCGGTGGTGGAGGCCATGCTGCCGTTCTTCACCGAGCAGTTCGGCAACCCGTCCTCGCTGCACAGCTTCGGCAATCAGGTGGGCCGCGCGGTCAAGCAGGCGCGCCGCCAGGTGCAGGCGCTGCTCGGCGCCGAGCACGACTCGGAGATCATTTTCACGTCCTGCGGCACGGAGTCGGATTCGACGGCCATTCTTTCGGCGCTCAAGGCGCAGCCGGAGCGGCGCGAGATCATCACCACCACGGTGGAACACCCGGCGGTGCTGACCCTGTGCGAATACCTGGAAAAGGAAGGCTACACCGTGCATCGCCTCGGCGTGGACAAGCGCGGCCGCTTGGATCTGGAGGAATACCGCAGCCTGCTCTCCGACCAGGTGGCCATCGTGTCGGTGATGTGGGCCAACAACGAAACCGGCACGCTGTTCCCGGTGGAGCAGATGGCCGCCATGGCCAACGCCGCCGGCGTCATGTTCCACACCGACGCCGTGCAGGCGGTGGGCAAGGTGCCGATCGATCTCAAGAACACCGCCATCGACATGCTGTCGCTGTCCGGGCACAAGCTGCATGCGCCCAAGGGCATCGGCGTGCTGTATCTGCGGCGCGGCACGCGTTTCCGCCCGCTGCTGCGCGGCGGGCACCAGGAGCGCGGACGCCGGGCCGGCACCGAGAACGCGGCCTCCATCGTCGCGCTGGGCAAGGCGGCGGAGATGGCCATGCAGCACATGCCGTTCGAAAACACCGACGTGCGCGCCATGCGCGACCGGCTGGAGCAGGGCATTCTGGCGGTGGTTCCCAACGCCTTCGTGACCGGCGATCCGGACAACCGCCTGCCGAACACGGCCAATATCGCCTTCGAGTACATCGAGGGGGAGGCCATCCTGCTGCTGCTCAACAAGGCGGGGATCGCCGCCTCCAGCGGTTCGGCCTGCACCTCCGGTTCCCTGGAGCCGTCGCACGTGATGCGCGCCATGGACATTCCCTACACCGCCGCCCACGGCACCGTGCGTTTCTCGTTCTCGCGTTACAACACCATGGAAGAGGTCGAGCGTGTCATCGAGGCCGTGCCGCCGATCGTCGCGCAGCTGCGCAAGCTTTCGCCCTACTGGGCGGACGGTGCGCCGGTGAAGGATCCGGAAAAGGCGTTTGCGCCGACTTACGCCTGAGGATTTTCAACGATTCCTGAGCAAGCCCTTTGCGCGCCTTTCGGCGCGCATTTTTTTAGGGCCTTAGATTTTGCTGACGATCAGCGAGGCGTTGACGCCGCCGAAGCCGAATCCATTGCACAGGGCGTGCTGGATGGCCTGCTCGCGTGCGTGGATGGGGACCAGGTCCAGGTCCGCCATGC is a window encoding:
- a CDS encoding LysR family transcriptional regulator, giving the protein MIKPTLRQLEILEAVERCGSFSRASTEVHLTQPAVSMQIKQLEEALGMPLFEHIGKRIVLTEAGRETLGTAQAIGRELANLEQTLADLQGLKGGALTVSAASTASVFAARMMALFRAQYPDVQLSLNVVNRETLLRHLSENSVDLVLMGTPPEGLHLSARPVMDNPLVVIAATSHSLAGVSDIPLTRLLEEPMVGREQGSGTRSAMENFFAEHGLHFQAAMEMNKNEAIKQAVEAGLGVGVVSLHTIQAELASGQLCVLDVKGFPLKRQWYLVQREGKRLSPAAQAFVQLVLKEATRESR
- a CDS encoding SDR family oxidoreductase; this translates as MNLNNALADQRVLVVGGSSGMGLALAEQLLADGAEVTIAGRSERRLSDVRQRLSNPEHLQTIAADVTREGDVVQLFKTTGPLDHVVTTAADIAGAYELLPSLEMSAIQRVIDSKLIGPLLLAKHGAPVLKSGGSITFTSGIAAYRPAPRGAAVAAVNGALASLAYALAVELGPLRVNVLSPGWVDTPIWTHVAGDAKAATLAGMAERLPVGRIGRPGDVAQAIKSLMLNGYITGTVLHVDGGQRLV
- a CDS encoding LysR family transcriptional regulator, with translation MQLRHLKTFVAVATTLNFTRAAEQVHLAQSSVSEQIQALEADLGTPLFDRSRRELKLTYAGHRLFDYAEKLLAFAEEARSAVAEAGQTVAGRLTVGGLETICATRLPALIADFCSQYPEVDVSVRSANSAALRNAVKTGDMDVCFILGSSAGEPNLQSAQVAREALVTIVPPDHPLAGGKPVGPDDLKRTPFLVTEPGCVYRRLFEQAFPANGGSRPRIAGELGSIAAIHGLVEAGVGCALVPYIAAADAIDAGRVIALSWAGDHASVPITMLWRESDVQHPALALFIALAQHDLDAVTPVADRRRHEALSL
- a CDS encoding TetR family transcriptional regulator, producing MARPAQFERSEVLEKAMQAFWDQGYCATSMADLVEATHLKPGSLYAAFQSKEGLFLASLDHYATQSAARVKKALAEAASPLAGLRGYFRQLAEEVEHPGARRSCLLVNTVLELSRQNPAVQERVNRHLGTIEGLFRDSLEAAQAKGELAPDKDPAALAAFLMTTLWGLRVLTGTAPTQKRAQAIVTQLLSVLD
- a CDS encoding peroxiredoxin-like family protein produces the protein MGNLKNEIDAYNTAKKERLPAEILAVMDQATEDLKASGIEDRALRAGDTMPDFELPNQHGKVRRMWDFLVESPVVLNVYRGGWCPYCNMEMKALHDALPEIEAHGARLVGMAPETPDHAAATAERYDIAIDILSDAGNQVAERLGLVFEIPQALRPIYEKIGADIQAYNGDDSFKLPVPATYIIGQDGKVIYDFVNADYTQRLEPADIVARLAVR
- a CDS encoding BolA/IbaG family iron-sulfur metabolism protein, translated to MTEDEIIARVGALHPGAVIDVAGEDCSFELYVISEDFAGKNTLERQRPILALFNEELASGKLHALSVKARTPAEQSAQSGLVQIRL
- the grxD gene encoding Grx4 family monothiol glutaredoxin encodes the protein MNTEEKIKMQLAENPIILYMKGTPAEPRCGFSAKAAAALRSTGIDFAYVDILQAPFIAEKLPAVSNWPTYPQLFINGEIVGGSDIVEELLASGELVPMLQAATA
- a CDS encoding ankyrin repeat domain-containing protein yields the protein MPYHNLLAHEVPALLAQPDTVVLDVRDPASFARAHIEGAQPADEAVIAALIRKRNQNPPVLIYCYHGNSSRELAIFLAGLGFKRVYNLEGGWQAWEAFRMQRTAQLSAGVSGWAEALGFDAGNLNSLIDNGMSMLMTAAAQGHHDIALELLQAGAEPNLVNDDGNNALWFACFSANTGLIHALIGHGTHLDNQNVNGATCLIYAASAGKFDVVKILVDAGADLDPTTLDGFNALDSAATLPVLKYLRPHYAAA
- a CDS encoding nitroreductase family protein; this translates as MSDAGNANAVRGYHVRTKHRLDRYAAGPETLDWDAQPDPFRRFEGAPLVPLPLAADTITTSYADLYRPHAVPPAALTLQSIAVLFELSLGLAAWKQYGGTRWALRCNPSSGNLHPTEGYAVLPGLAGITAGVHHYASHEHGFETRCPLDHQAAALAKALGDGHFLVGLSSIHWREAWKYGERAFRYCQLDAGHAIAAVRYAGDAHWQGQANVLDRRHLYEWPAIDEVAAATRKPPTDETAWTPPASPPIETTQTEEPAAQLIRRRRSTQAYDGSGVISADILFSMLDRLLPRPGVAPWDALHHLPRIHPVLFVHRVDGLAPGLYALPRRPDALALLREAMRDEFLWQKTEDCPEHLPLFHLLRADARNAARTVSCHQDIAGNAAFSLGMLAELEGQVSAAPWSYRHLYWEAGMLGQVLYLDAEAHGLRGTGIGCFFDDLFHEILGIQDERLQSLYHFAVGHPLTDDRLITLPPYHHLPAQRRAP
- a CDS encoding nitrogen fixation protein NifZ; the protein is MALNDLQPGDVIYAATTLHNDGGVPGMEGEALLARPGTRGVLINIGHPEEDPNETIYLVRFEDEQKNLGMPVGCLPEELTDDPATIAP
- a CDS encoding iron-sulfur cluster assembly accessory protein; this translates as MITLTDSAVKAVSRFIQGSETPIAGLRVSVSGGGCSGFQYGLSLEASANADDTVIECGEVKVFVDPASAPMLAGVNVDFVDSVEGAGFKFENPNAKAACGCGNSFSA
- the nifU gene encoding Fe-S cluster assembly protein NifU, whose product is MWDYSEKVKDHFFNPKNAGAVTEANAIGEVGSISCGDALRLTLKVDPATETILDAGFQTFGCGSAIASSSALTEIIKGMSLDDALKVSNQDIADFLDGLPPEKMHCSVMGREALQAAVADYRGEEWQDDHEEGALICKCFAIDAVMIEETIRANNLSTVEEVTNYTKAGGGCASCHEGIEEILGKVLAERGDTFEPEPVKPAAAAGGMTNLQRIRRIETVIASIRPQLQADHGDVELVDVDGSTVYVNMTGACSGCQMAAVTLGGIQQRLMEDLGEFIKVVPASQMPQAARAGG
- the nifS gene encoding cysteine desulfurase NifS, which produces MGDIYLDNNATTMVDPAVVEAMLPFFTEQFGNPSSLHSFGNQVGRAVKQARRQVQALLGAEHDSEIIFTSCGTESDSTAILSALKAQPERREIITTTVEHPAVLTLCEYLEKEGYTVHRLGVDKRGRLDLEEYRSLLSDQVAIVSVMWANNETGTLFPVEQMAAMANAAGVMFHTDAVQAVGKVPIDLKNTAIDMLSLSGHKLHAPKGIGVLYLRRGTRFRPLLRGGHQERGRRAGTENAASIVALGKAAEMAMQHMPFENTDVRAMRDRLEQGILAVVPNAFVTGDPDNRLPNTANIAFEYIEGEAILLLLNKAGIAASSGSACTSGSLEPSHVMRAMDIPYTAAHGTVRFSFSRYNTMEEVERVIEAVPPIVAQLRKLSPYWADGAPVKDPEKAFAPTYA